The Thunnus thynnus chromosome 22, fThuThy2.1, whole genome shotgun sequence genome includes a window with the following:
- the dvl2 gene encoding segment polarity protein dishevelled homolog DVL-2 isoform X1, which produces MAETKIIYHIDEEETPYLVKIPIAAENITLLDFKQVLNKPNYKFFFKSMDQDFGVVKEEISDDSAKLPCFNGRVVSWLVSSDTPAAEPPVAVVPPVETSTQPSPPPPPLPPPPAERTGGIGDSRPPSFHPNATGSVETLDDQTETESVVSFRRERPRHRESMEQHGPRINGQSRLERHLAGYESSSTVMSSELETTSFCDSEDDDTMSRFSSATEQSTASRLLKRHRRRRKQRPPRLERASSFSSVTDSTMSLNIITVTLNMEKYNFLGISIVGQSNERGDGGIYIGSIMKGGAVAADGRIEPGDMLLQVNDINFENMSNDDAVRVLREIVHKPGPIILTVAKCWDPSPQGYFTLPRIDEPIRPIDPAAWVSHSVAMTGAYPPFPGSSSLSTITSSSSVTETERFDDFSLSLHSDMASVAKAMASPESGLEVRDRMWLKITIPNAFLGSDVVEWLFHHIEGFQDRREARKYASNLLKAGFIRHTVNKITFSEQCYYVFGDLSDCENYMANLSLNDNDGSSGASDQDTLAPLPLPGASPWPMMHTFPYQPYPTHPYSSQPPPYHELTSYSYTPGSTGSQHSEGSRSSGSTRSEGERRRSSKGPGSTVGGGEKSPSGGGVEAGGADSRSGSGSESEYSTRSSLRRGHGSAAPSEHSHASSQRSHHHRMAQPPHMSPYPPGILPYNPMMVMMVPQHPHPAMATAHALPHAQQLATAPMHPALPPPPSSTPGGPPGAPPTRDLGSVPPELTASRQSFHLAMGNPSEFFVDVM; this is translated from the exons ttggTATCTTCAGACACTCCTGCAGCAGAGCCTCCGGTGGCAGTGGTCCCCCCTGTGGAAACATCTACCCAGCCTTCGCCCCCTCCGCCACCCCTACCACCCCCACCTGCAGAGAGGACCGGGGGCATCGGAGACTCGAGACCTCCGTCCTTCCA CCCCAACGCTACAGGCAGTGTGGAGACCTTGGATGACCAGACCGAAACCGAGTCTGTGGTTTCCTTCAGGAGAGAGAGACCACGGCACAGAGAGAGCATGGAGCAACACG GGCCTCGCATAAACGGCCAGAGTCGGCTGGAGCGCCACCTGGCAGGATACGAGAGCTCCAGCACAGTGATGAGCAGCGAGCTAGAAACCACCAGCTTCTGCGACTCTGAGGACGACGACACCATGAGCAG GTTCAGCAGTGCAACAGAGCAGAGCACGGCCTCTAGGCTCCTAAAACGACACCGCCGACGCAGGAAACAGCGCCCTCCACGTCTGGAGAGG GCTTCCTCCTTCAGCAGCGTGACAGACTCCACAATGTCCTTGAACATCATCACCGTCACTCTCAACATGG AGAAGTACAACTTCCTGGGCATCAGCATCGTGGGCCAGAGCAACGAAAGGGGGGATGGAGGCATCTACATCGGCTCCATCATGAAAGGAGGAGCTGTGGCTGCAGACGGGCGCATCGAACCTGGTGACATGCTGCTGCAG GTGAACGACATCAACTTTGAGAATATGAGCAACGACGATGCAGTGCGGGTGCTGAGAGAGATTGTACACAAGCCAGG ACCCATCATCCTCACAGTGGCCAAGTGCTGGGACCCCTCTCCTCAGGGCTACTTCACTCTGCCGCGCA TAGACGAACCGATCCGACCCATCGACCCGGCGGCGTGGGTCAGCCACTCTGTGGCCATGACTGGGGCCTACCCTCCCTTCCCAGGCAGCTCCTCCCTCAGcaccatcacctcctcctcctccgtcacCGAGACTGAAC gtTTTGACGACTTCAGCTTATCACTACACTCCGATATGGCATCGGTTGCCAAGGCCATGGCCTCACCAGAGTCGGGCCTAGAGGTCCGGGACCGCATGTGGCTTAAAATCACCATCCCCAACGCGTTCCTCg GCTCAGATGTCGTGGAGTGGCTTTTCCACCACATCGAGGGATTCCAGGACCGCCGTGAAGCCAGGAAGTACGCCAGCAACCTGCTGAAGGCCGGCTTCATTCGACACACCGTCAACAAGATCACCTTCTCCGAACAGTGCTACTACGTCTTCGGGGACTTAAGTGACTGCGAGAACT ACATGGCCAACCTCTCCCTGAATGACAATGATGGCTCCAGCGGGGCCTCGGACCAGGACACCTTGGCCCCACTGCCTCTCCCTGGGGCCTCTCCATGGCCCATGATGCACACCTTCCCCTATCAGCCTTACCCTACACATCCCTACTCCAGCCAGCCCCCTCCGTACCACGAGCTCACCAGCTACAGCTACACCCCCGGCAGCACCGGCAGTCAGCACAGTGAAG GGAGCCGAAGCAGTGGATCAACAAGAAGCGAGGGTGAGCGACGCCGCAGCAGTAAAGGCCCCGGCAGCACCGTGGGCGGAGGAGAGAAATCCCCCTCCGGCGGGGGCGTAGAAGCCGGAGGGGCTGACTCTCGCTCCGGCAGCGGCAGCGAATCAGAATACTCCACCCGCAGCAGCCTGAGGCGTGGCCACGGTTCGGCCGCCCCCAGCGAGCACAGCCACGCCTCCTCCCAGCGCTCACATCATCACCGCATGGCCCAGCCACCCCACATGTCCCCCTACCCGCCAGGTATCCTGCCTTACAACCccatgatggtgatgatggtacCCCAGCACCCACACCCGGCCATGGCGACCGCTCACGCTCTCCCTCACGCACAGCAGCTGGCCACAGCCCCCATGCACCCTGCTCTACCCCCGCCCCCTTCCTCCACTCCGGGGGGACCTCCCGGCGCACCGCCAACCCGTGACCTGGGCTCCGTACCCCCAGAGCTGACTGCATCGCGCCAGTCCTTCCACCTGGCCATGGGCAACCCCAGCGAGTTCTTTGTGGATGTCatgtag
- the dvl2 gene encoding segment polarity protein dishevelled homolog DVL-2 isoform X2, producing the protein MAETKIIYHIDEEETPYLVKIPIAAENITLLDFKQVLNKPNYKFFFKSMDQDFGVVKEEISDDSAKLPCFNGRVVSWLVSSDTPAAEPPVAVVPPVETSTQPSPPPPPLPPPPAERTGGIGDSRPPSFHPNATGSVETLDDQTETESVVSFRRERPRHRESMEQHGPRINGQSRLERHLAGYESSSTVMSSELETTSFCDSEDDDTMSRFSSATEQSTASRLLKRHRRRRKQRPPRLERASSFSSVTDSTMSLNIITVTLNMEKYNFLGISIVGQSNERGDGGIYIGSIMKGGAVAADGRIEPGDMLLQVNDINFENMSNDDAVRVLREIVHKPGPIILTVAKCWDPSPQGYFTLPRNEPIRPIDPAAWVSHSVAMTGAYPPFPGSSSLSTITSSSSVTETERFDDFSLSLHSDMASVAKAMASPESGLEVRDRMWLKITIPNAFLGSDVVEWLFHHIEGFQDRREARKYASNLLKAGFIRHTVNKITFSEQCYYVFGDLSDCENYMANLSLNDNDGSSGASDQDTLAPLPLPGASPWPMMHTFPYQPYPTHPYSSQPPPYHELTSYSYTPGSTGSQHSEGSRSSGSTRSEGERRRSSKGPGSTVGGGEKSPSGGGVEAGGADSRSGSGSESEYSTRSSLRRGHGSAAPSEHSHASSQRSHHHRMAQPPHMSPYPPGILPYNPMMVMMVPQHPHPAMATAHALPHAQQLATAPMHPALPPPPSSTPGGPPGAPPTRDLGSVPPELTASRQSFHLAMGNPSEFFVDVM; encoded by the exons ttggTATCTTCAGACACTCCTGCAGCAGAGCCTCCGGTGGCAGTGGTCCCCCCTGTGGAAACATCTACCCAGCCTTCGCCCCCTCCGCCACCCCTACCACCCCCACCTGCAGAGAGGACCGGGGGCATCGGAGACTCGAGACCTCCGTCCTTCCA CCCCAACGCTACAGGCAGTGTGGAGACCTTGGATGACCAGACCGAAACCGAGTCTGTGGTTTCCTTCAGGAGAGAGAGACCACGGCACAGAGAGAGCATGGAGCAACACG GGCCTCGCATAAACGGCCAGAGTCGGCTGGAGCGCCACCTGGCAGGATACGAGAGCTCCAGCACAGTGATGAGCAGCGAGCTAGAAACCACCAGCTTCTGCGACTCTGAGGACGACGACACCATGAGCAG GTTCAGCAGTGCAACAGAGCAGAGCACGGCCTCTAGGCTCCTAAAACGACACCGCCGACGCAGGAAACAGCGCCCTCCACGTCTGGAGAGG GCTTCCTCCTTCAGCAGCGTGACAGACTCCACAATGTCCTTGAACATCATCACCGTCACTCTCAACATGG AGAAGTACAACTTCCTGGGCATCAGCATCGTGGGCCAGAGCAACGAAAGGGGGGATGGAGGCATCTACATCGGCTCCATCATGAAAGGAGGAGCTGTGGCTGCAGACGGGCGCATCGAACCTGGTGACATGCTGCTGCAG GTGAACGACATCAACTTTGAGAATATGAGCAACGACGATGCAGTGCGGGTGCTGAGAGAGATTGTACACAAGCCAGG ACCCATCATCCTCACAGTGGCCAAGTGCTGGGACCCCTCTCCTCAGGGCTACTTCACTCTGCCGCGCA ACGAACCGATCCGACCCATCGACCCGGCGGCGTGGGTCAGCCACTCTGTGGCCATGACTGGGGCCTACCCTCCCTTCCCAGGCAGCTCCTCCCTCAGcaccatcacctcctcctcctccgtcacCGAGACTGAAC gtTTTGACGACTTCAGCTTATCACTACACTCCGATATGGCATCGGTTGCCAAGGCCATGGCCTCACCAGAGTCGGGCCTAGAGGTCCGGGACCGCATGTGGCTTAAAATCACCATCCCCAACGCGTTCCTCg GCTCAGATGTCGTGGAGTGGCTTTTCCACCACATCGAGGGATTCCAGGACCGCCGTGAAGCCAGGAAGTACGCCAGCAACCTGCTGAAGGCCGGCTTCATTCGACACACCGTCAACAAGATCACCTTCTCCGAACAGTGCTACTACGTCTTCGGGGACTTAAGTGACTGCGAGAACT ACATGGCCAACCTCTCCCTGAATGACAATGATGGCTCCAGCGGGGCCTCGGACCAGGACACCTTGGCCCCACTGCCTCTCCCTGGGGCCTCTCCATGGCCCATGATGCACACCTTCCCCTATCAGCCTTACCCTACACATCCCTACTCCAGCCAGCCCCCTCCGTACCACGAGCTCACCAGCTACAGCTACACCCCCGGCAGCACCGGCAGTCAGCACAGTGAAG GGAGCCGAAGCAGTGGATCAACAAGAAGCGAGGGTGAGCGACGCCGCAGCAGTAAAGGCCCCGGCAGCACCGTGGGCGGAGGAGAGAAATCCCCCTCCGGCGGGGGCGTAGAAGCCGGAGGGGCTGACTCTCGCTCCGGCAGCGGCAGCGAATCAGAATACTCCACCCGCAGCAGCCTGAGGCGTGGCCACGGTTCGGCCGCCCCCAGCGAGCACAGCCACGCCTCCTCCCAGCGCTCACATCATCACCGCATGGCCCAGCCACCCCACATGTCCCCCTACCCGCCAGGTATCCTGCCTTACAACCccatgatggtgatgatggtacCCCAGCACCCACACCCGGCCATGGCGACCGCTCACGCTCTCCCTCACGCACAGCAGCTGGCCACAGCCCCCATGCACCCTGCTCTACCCCCGCCCCCTTCCTCCACTCCGGGGGGACCTCCCGGCGCACCGCCAACCCGTGACCTGGGCTCCGTACCCCCAGAGCTGACTGCATCGCGCCAGTCCTTCCACCTGGCCATGGGCAACCCCAGCGAGTTCTTTGTGGATGTCatgtag